The uncultured Desulfatiglans sp. DNA window GAGGCCGGGCGCAAGTCGGCGCTCGTCCAGACCGAGCTGTACCGCAAGGCCCGCAGCGGCCGTCTCAAAGGTCAGATGCCGGGAATCGATGTGCCGTACGAGGAGCCGTTCCAGCCCGAGCTCGCGATTCCGATCGGAGAAATTGCAGCGGAAGAGGCCGCCAGGCGGATTTTCGATTACATCGAGCGGCGCTGGGGATCGGCCCCTAGGTAAAAGGTATGAGGCGGATTGGAGAAAATTCCGTGATGAGCCCGCTCAGGGGTGGCTGCTTTTCAGCCGTTGCCGCCCCTCCGGCGGTGTCTTCCCGGAGGGTGGGGAGGGAGTTGAAAATCGCCTCCATCGATGTGCAGGGTTTTTCCGAGGACCAGCGCTTCGGCGACGGTCCGCCTGGCTTCGGCCAGGATGCGGCCGAAGGTCTGGCGCGAAACGTTCATCTTAGCGGCGGCCGCCTCCTGATCGAGCCCTTCGAAGTCGCTCAGGCGGAGGGCTTCGAGCCCTTCGAGCGTCAGGAGGACCTCGCAGCGCCCCCAGGGGGGAACGCTGTTCGGCAGGAAACCGGTCACAACGGGGGGATTTTGAATGAATCGTCGTTTTCTGGGCCGGGGCATAGGGTTCCTCTCGCCTTTTTATTTTGAGCCTGTGAGCATAATGCTAACCTGGAAAGGCATCCCGTGTCAACCCGATCGATTCATCTCCACCGGCAGGCAATCCTTTCTAACTTGAAGCTTTGACGGAGACGTGCTATTCGTGAGCAAAAATGGGATCCCTGAAAGAATAACGGTTTCCCGAAATGAAACGCCTTTGAAGACATGAAGGAAGACACCCATGGCCGGCAGTGCACGGAAACCGGGCGGCGTCGTCGATGAAGAGAAGATGAGGCGTGCCATTGCGGAGGCCCGCAAGGCCGCAGCCGAGCGGGAGAAGGGCTACCGAGAGCAGTCCCTGAAGATCCACCCGTGGGTCTGCGCCCGTTGCGGCCGGGAGTTCACCCGCAAAAACCTGCATCTGCTGACCGTCCATCACAAAGATCACAATCATGACAACAACCCGGCGGATGGGAGCAACTGGGAGAATCTCTGCGTGTATTGCCACGAAAACGAGCACCGACGCTA harbors:
- the yajD gene encoding conserved hypothetical protein (Evidence 4 : Unknown function but conserved in other organisms); the encoded protein is MAGSARKPGGVVDEEKMRRAIAEARKAAAEREKGYREQSLKIHPWVCARCGREFTRKNLHLLTVHHKDHNHDNNPADGSNWENLCVYCHENEHRRYLDHVEGGGAEAGPGRDAKLTHSPFAKLQGLVVKKDS
- a CDS encoding conserved hypothetical protein (Evidence 4 : Unknown function but conserved in other organisms), which translates into the protein MPRPRKRRFIQNPPVVTGFLPNSVPPWGRCEVLLTLEGLEALRLSDFEGLDQEAAAAKMNVSRQTFGRILAEARRTVAEALVLGKTLHIDGGDFQLPPHPPGRHRRRGGNG